One Erythrobacter aureus DNA segment encodes these proteins:
- a CDS encoding class II aldolase/adducin family protein produces MATQMKTRDFECSDAEWQARQDLAACYRIFEHLGWGESIYNHISVAVPGEDDTFLINPFGLLYDEVTASNLVKIDVEGNNVGPSQYMVNKAGFTQHAYFHKHLGTRANAICHVHTTATMAVCSHKDGLVPTNFYACNFQNQIGYHDFEGVTVRPEEGERLVENLGDHSILMLRNHGPVVMDKTIPGMFVKMWALQRACEIQIATLSQGAANVVSQEVVDVHQRDLSVMQSQGGAGVFDFEAWKRRVSKIDDSWKY; encoded by the coding sequence ATGGCCACGCAGATGAAGACCCGCGATTTCGAATGCAGCGATGCCGAATGGCAGGCGCGGCAGGACCTGGCGGCGTGCTATCGCATTTTCGAACATCTCGGCTGGGGTGAAAGCATTTACAACCACATCTCGGTTGCCGTGCCGGGCGAGGACGATACCTTCCTCATCAACCCTTTCGGGCTGCTTTATGACGAAGTGACGGCGTCGAACCTGGTCAAGATCGATGTGGAGGGCAATAATGTCGGCCCGTCGCAATATATGGTCAACAAGGCCGGCTTCACCCAGCATGCCTACTTCCACAAGCACCTGGGCACCCGCGCCAATGCGATCTGTCATGTACACACCACTGCCACCATGGCGGTATGCAGTCACAAGGACGGACTGGTGCCGACCAATTTCTACGCCTGCAATTTCCAGAACCAGATCGGCTATCACGATTTCGAAGGCGTCACGGTGCGCCCGGAAGAAGGCGAGCGGCTGGTCGAGAATCTGGGCGATCATTCGATCCTGATGCTGCGCAATCACGGCCCGGTGGTGATGGATAAGACGATCCCCGGCATGTTCGTGAAGATGTGGGCGTTGCAGCGCGCCTGCGAAATCCAGATCGCGACGCTCAGCCAAGGGGCAGCCAATGTCGTCTCGCAGGAGGTTGTCGACGTTCACCAGCGCGACCTGTCCGTCATGCAATCGCAGGGCGGGGCGGGCGTATTCGATTTCGAAGCGTGGAAGCGCCGCGTGTCGAAGATCGACGATAGCTGGAAATACTGA
- a CDS encoding (2Fe-2S)-binding protein, producing MTSMTVNGKPMRFLMDPDTPLLWALRDAANLTGTKFGCGEGDCGACMVHVDGEALRSCLITIAEAEGRFITTIEGLSRDRSHPVQQAMVAEQAIQCGYCTPGIVMAASALLAKTAAPTEAEIKAGIPNLCRCGVYPRLVRAIQRAGRVARRSETISAAPAPGINAGDAAREVPAISAPADQSD from the coding sequence ATGACCAGCATGACTGTCAACGGGAAGCCGATGCGCTTCCTGATGGACCCGGATACGCCGCTGCTGTGGGCGCTGCGCGATGCCGCCAATCTGACCGGTACGAAATTCGGGTGCGGCGAGGGCGATTGCGGCGCCTGCATGGTCCATGTGGACGGCGAGGCGCTGCGATCCTGCCTCATCACCATTGCCGAGGCCGAAGGGCGGTTCATCACCACGATCGAAGGGCTGAGCCGCGACCGCTCGCATCCGGTCCAGCAAGCGATGGTGGCGGAACAGGCGATCCAATGCGGCTATTGCACGCCGGGGATCGTCATGGCGGCGAGTGCTCTTCTGGCCAAGACGGCAGCACCGACCGAGGCGGAAATCAAGGCCGGGATACCCAATCTTTGCCGCTGCGGTGTATATCCGAGACTGGTCCGCGCCATCCAGCGCGCGGGCCGCGTGGCGCGGCGCAGCGAGACGATCAGTGCCGCTCCAGCACCCGGTATCAATGCCGGGGACGCCGCGCGGGAAGTCCCCGCGATCAGCGCACCCGCGGACCAGTCGGACTAG
- a CDS encoding TonB-dependent receptor produces MRDRFSRAALFAGAAFVFAATPALAEDGGQPERDYLPTDIIVTGDRGTGYDNDDGSTATKTPTPLIDVPQGVSFITEDQLEDQAIHQLNDALRYVPGISMRTGEGHRDEVIIRGQTSTADFYIDGLRDDAQYYRSLYNIERVEVLKGANALIFGRGAGGGAVNRVAKRAKLSGQAISGEASVDSFGAFALLADVNQPLSDGVALRVNGTYEEFDSHRDFYEGRFFGISPTLTAQLGPQTTLIASYTYDDDKRVTDRGIPSVGGTGPLRGFDKTFFGDPEFNEAEAQVHIGRVRIEHDFGSGLTANATIQYADYDKVYANILPTGVDSVENTVFLSGYRDFTDRENWIGQGNLVWQTGGDTIESTLLLGFEASRQDTINSRDGVIFTRAAVPGGLDPNETPLAETIFVPPYTLDLGTRSRDSQLETLSVYVQEQLQIGEHIELVGGLRWDRFDLQTLDVKGGVAGDRVDEKVSPRLGLIVKPNPDLSIYASYAESFLPQAGDQFLVLSPTSAQFEPEKFTNYELGLKWAPLDKVLVTAALFRLERSKTPFTDGLGNTTLTGESRVDGFEIGAVGEITDFWQANVGYTYLDGELRTASSFGPAGQRLRQTPKHQIAAWNRFDVTEALGFGFGVIHQADQYASFSNTVELPSYWRIDAAAYYTVSDRFSVQLNIENLFDETYYPSAYGDRNVQPAEPFSARIGVRLEI; encoded by the coding sequence ATGAGGGATCGTTTTTCGCGCGCCGCGCTCTTCGCCGGTGCCGCTTTCGTCTTTGCCGCCACCCCCGCCCTCGCCGAGGACGGAGGTCAGCCCGAACGCGACTATCTGCCGACCGACATTATCGTTACCGGCGATCGCGGTACGGGATATGACAATGACGATGGCTCGACCGCGACCAAGACGCCGACCCCGCTGATCGACGTCCCGCAGGGTGTCAGCTTCATCACCGAGGATCAACTGGAAGACCAGGCGATCCATCAGCTCAACGATGCGCTGCGCTACGTCCCCGGGATCAGTATGAGAACCGGCGAGGGACACCGTGACGAAGTGATTATCCGCGGACAGACAAGCACCGCCGATTTCTACATCGACGGTCTGCGCGACGATGCGCAATATTATCGTTCGCTCTACAACATCGAACGGGTCGAAGTGCTCAAGGGCGCCAATGCGCTGATCTTCGGCCGCGGCGCTGGCGGCGGAGCCGTCAATCGCGTGGCCAAGCGCGCCAAGCTGTCGGGCCAGGCCATCTCCGGCGAGGCGTCGGTCGACAGCTTCGGCGCCTTCGCCCTGCTGGCGGATGTCAACCAGCCGCTGTCCGATGGCGTCGCATTGCGCGTGAACGGCACCTACGAGGAATTCGACAGCCACCGCGATTTCTACGAAGGCCGCTTCTTCGGTATCTCGCCGACCCTGACCGCTCAGTTGGGGCCGCAAACCACGCTGATTGCCAGCTATACCTATGACGATGACAAGCGCGTCACCGATCGCGGCATACCATCGGTCGGCGGCACCGGGCCACTGCGCGGTTTCGATAAGACCTTCTTCGGCGATCCCGAATTCAACGAGGCGGAAGCGCAGGTTCATATCGGCCGCGTTCGCATCGAACACGATTTCGGCAGTGGCCTGACCGCCAATGCCACCATTCAGTATGCCGATTACGACAAGGTCTATGCCAATATCCTCCCGACCGGCGTCGACTCGGTAGAAAACACCGTCTTCCTCAGCGGCTATCGCGACTTCACCGATCGCGAAAACTGGATCGGCCAGGGCAATCTGGTCTGGCAGACGGGTGGCGATACGATTGAATCCACGCTGCTGCTCGGCTTCGAAGCCAGCCGCCAGGATACGATCAACAGCCGCGATGGGGTGATCTTTACGCGGGCAGCCGTCCCGGGCGGGCTCGATCCGAATGAAACCCCCCTGGCCGAAACGATCTTCGTGCCGCCCTACACGCTCGATCTGGGAACACGCTCGCGCGATTCTCAGCTCGAGACCCTCAGTGTCTACGTTCAGGAACAGCTCCAGATCGGCGAGCACATCGAACTGGTCGGCGGCCTGCGCTGGGACCGCTTCGACCTTCAGACTCTCGACGTAAAGGGTGGCGTTGCGGGTGACCGGGTCGATGAAAAGGTCAGCCCGCGTCTGGGCCTGATCGTCAAGCCGAATCCCGATCTTTCGATCTACGCGTCCTATGCCGAGAGCTTCCTGCCCCAGGCGGGCGACCAGTTCCTCGTGCTGAGCCCGACCTCGGCGCAGTTCGAGCCTGAGAAGTTCACCAATTACGAGCTCGGCCTCAAATGGGCGCCGCTCGACAAGGTGCTGGTGACGGCGGCCCTTTTCCGTCTCGAGCGGAGCAAGACACCCTTCACCGACGGGCTGGGGAACACCACGCTGACCGGTGAAAGCCGCGTCGACGGGTTCGAAATCGGCGCAGTGGGCGAAATCACCGACTTCTGGCAGGCCAATGTCGGATACACCTATCTCGATGGCGAACTGCGGACCGCCAGCAGCTTCGGACCCGCCGGTCAGCGCCTTCGGCAGACCCCGAAACACCAGATCGCTGCCTGGAACCGCTTCGACGTGACCGAGGCGCTCGGCTTCGGCTTCGGCGTAATTCACCAGGCGGACCAGTACGCCAGCTTCTCGAACACGGTCGAACTGCCCAGCTACTGGCGTATCGATGCGGCGGCCTATTACACCGTAAGCGATCGCTTCAGCGTGCAGCTCAACATCGAAAACCTGTTCGACGAGACCTACTATCCGAGCGCCTATGGCGACAGGAACGTCCAGCCCGCCGAACCCTTCAGCGCGCGGATCGGGGTCCGGCTCGAAATCTGA
- the arsC gene encoding arsenate reductase (glutaredoxin) (This arsenate reductase requires both glutathione and glutaredoxin to convert arsenate to arsenite, after which the efflux transporter formed by ArsA and ArsB can extrude the arsenite from the cell, providing resistance.), whose protein sequence is MKATIWHNPKCGTSRKTLAILENLSKVEVEVVEYLKDPPSSEKLAQLYKDAGIAPQQGLRLRGTDAEERGLPAADDATVLAAMAAEPMLIERPLVETDKGARLCRPQDRVLEIL, encoded by the coding sequence ATGAAAGCGACCATCTGGCACAATCCCAAATGCGGCACCTCGCGCAAGACGCTCGCCATTCTCGAGAACCTTTCGAAGGTTGAGGTCGAGGTCGTCGAGTATCTCAAGGACCCGCCCAGCTCCGAAAAGCTCGCGCAGCTCTACAAGGATGCGGGCATCGCTCCGCAGCAGGGCTTGCGCCTGCGCGGAACCGACGCCGAGGAGCGCGGCCTTCCCGCTGCCGATGACGCGACCGTGCTGGCGGCCATGGCGGCCGAACCGATGCTGATCGAACGCCCGCTGGTGGAAACCGACAAGGGCGCGCGCCTGTGCCGTCCGCAGGACCGCGTGCTCGAAATCCTCTAG
- a CDS encoding MFS transporter, with amino-acid sequence MADFDPASSDTAPPAAGQRAIPRGRMALLFTVMLTTAAGNTAMQSVMPSIGTSLGVDDVWISLAYSWSALLWVICAPIWAQRSDRRGRKAMMALGMLGFIASFLLCGIMLWMGLVGILPAFWALLLFAAARSLYGGFGSAAPPAVQAYVASRTPRSERTQALSLVASSFGLGTVIGPALAPLMVLPFFGLAGPFLIFALIGLVTLIALRLRLPDDVPRFPARGSAYDAPYSGSPTAEVSKEEQEESQNAPARLRWFEPRLRPWVVSGLIGGHAQAMILGIAGFLVLDRLGLRGDPAAGAGPVGLVLMAGAIATLLAQWGLIPRLKLGPRAASLWGIAIAALGTVVLGLGQNLHTIALGYSIASLGFGLFRPGNTSGTSLAVSRAEQGQAGGVTASVAGASFIYAPALGVWLYNYSDWLGFGLIVALCLVVFAYGSRALQADSTLTLDRR; translated from the coding sequence ATGGCAGACTTCGACCCCGCCAGTTCTGATACGGCGCCTCCGGCAGCCGGACAGCGCGCCATTCCGCGTGGGCGCATGGCGCTGCTGTTCACGGTCATGTTGACCACTGCGGCGGGCAATACCGCAATGCAGTCGGTCATGCCCTCCATCGGAACCTCGCTGGGCGTCGACGATGTCTGGATCAGCCTGGCCTATAGCTGGTCGGCATTGTTGTGGGTGATCTGCGCCCCGATCTGGGCGCAGCGGTCGGACCGGCGTGGACGCAAGGCAATGATGGCGCTGGGGATGCTCGGCTTCATCGCCAGCTTCCTGCTGTGCGGCATCATGCTGTGGATGGGGCTTGTCGGGATTCTTCCGGCCTTCTGGGCCTTGCTGCTGTTCGCGGCGGCACGGAGCCTCTATGGCGGGTTCGGCAGCGCCGCACCGCCCGCAGTCCAGGCCTATGTCGCCAGCCGCACGCCCCGGTCGGAGCGCACGCAGGCGCTTTCGCTGGTGGCGTCCAGCTTCGGCCTGGGGACAGTAATCGGCCCCGCGCTCGCTCCGCTTATGGTGCTTCCCTTCTTTGGGCTTGCCGGCCCGTTCCTGATCTTCGCGCTGATCGGCCTGGTCACGCTGATTGCCCTGCGCTTGCGACTGCCCGACGACGTGCCCCGGTTTCCGGCCCGTGGCAGTGCCTATGACGCGCCCTATTCAGGCAGCCCGACCGCCGAGGTCTCGAAAGAGGAGCAGGAAGAGAGCCAGAACGCTCCGGCGAGATTGCGCTGGTTCGAGCCGCGCCTGCGCCCGTGGGTCGTCTCGGGCCTGATCGGCGGGCATGCCCAGGCGATGATCCTCGGGATCGCAGGCTTCCTCGTGCTCGACCGGTTGGGACTGCGCGGCGATCCGGCTGCCGGCGCAGGGCCGGTCGGTCTTGTCCTCATGGCCGGTGCCATCGCCACCCTGCTTGCCCAATGGGGGCTCATCCCGCGGCTTAAGCTGGGGCCGCGCGCCGCATCGTTATGGGGGATCGCCATTGCGGCGCTCGGTACGGTAGTGCTGGGCCTGGGACAGAACCTGCACACGATCGCGCTCGGCTATTCGATCGCCTCGCTCGGCTTCGGCCTGTTTCGGCCGGGCAATACTTCGGGCACATCGCTCGCGGTCTCGCGGGCCGAACAGGGCCAGGCCGGGGGCGTCACTGCCTCGGTCGCCGGGGCGAGTTTCATCTACGCCCCGGCGCTCGGCGTCTGGCTCTACAACTATTCCGACTGGCTGGGCTTCGGCCTGATCGTCGCCCTGTGCCTGGTCGTTTTCGCCTATGGCTCGCGAGCGCTGCAGGCCGACAGCACGCTGACGCTCGACCGGCGCTGA
- a CDS encoding class I SAM-dependent methyltransferase, with amino-acid sequence MERTSWRKRAARLFGQWGVFFRGFVEEPRMVGSIIPSSRFTIRKMLAPVDWERCEVFVEYGPGVGTFCQPVLDRLRRDGTLIVIDTNPLYIDYLKKHFTDSRFHAVHGSAADVVDIVEAHGHDGADYVLSGLPFSTLPDGVGPAIAKSTYDVIRPGGAFLVYQFSAKAREFMARHFKRIDSGFEFWNVLPCQLFWGWKDRED; translated from the coding sequence ATCGAGCGCACGAGCTGGCGCAAGCGCGCGGCGCGGCTTTTCGGCCAATGGGGTGTGTTCTTCCGCGGGTTTGTCGAAGAGCCGCGCATGGTCGGCTCGATCATCCCATCCTCGCGCTTCACCATCCGCAAAATGCTGGCTCCGGTCGATTGGGAGCGGTGCGAGGTGTTCGTCGAATACGGCCCGGGCGTCGGAACCTTCTGCCAGCCGGTCCTCGATCGTTTGCGGCGCGACGGCACGCTGATCGTGATCGACACCAATCCGCTCTATATCGACTATCTCAAGAAGCACTTTACGGACAGTCGTTTCCACGCCGTGCACGGTTCGGCTGCCGATGTGGTCGACATCGTCGAGGCGCATGGTCACGACGGGGCGGACTACGTTCTTTCCGGCCTGCCTTTCTCGACCCTGCCCGATGGCGTCGGGCCGGCGATCGCGAAATCGACCTACGACGTTATCCGGCCGGGCGGCGCCTTTCTGGTCTACCAGTTTTCGGCCAAGGCGCGTGAGTTCATGGCCCGGCATTTCAAGCGCATCGATAGCGGTTTCGAATTCTGGAACGTGTTGCCGTGCCAACTCTTCTGGGGCTGGAAAGACCGCGAAGACTAG
- a CDS encoding glycerophosphoryl diester phosphodiesterase membrane domain-containing protein: protein MKFDLDTAWKDTTGLLSRNRGLLAVIAGVFFFLPYAALAIALPEMGDLEAAQASGNLDAMMGAINDLYASYWWVYLILAIVQGIGLLAMLALVRRRANPTVGQALSTGVKSVPTYIAAQLLQTALFAIVAGLLIGVGAVTGLPALAVLGGVIAFVVVCYIVTKLSLAAPVIAIDGELNPIRALQRSWALTRGNSIRLFFFYLLLLAAFVVLSIVISLVLGLAFAIAGEQAALLGEAVISGLLNAIMIVVIVCVLAAVHTQLGRLSDNPDATTED from the coding sequence ATGAAATTCGATCTCGACACCGCCTGGAAAGACACCACGGGGCTGCTGTCCCGCAATCGGGGTCTGCTGGCCGTCATTGCCGGCGTGTTCTTTTTCCTGCCCTATGCCGCGCTGGCGATCGCCTTGCCCGAAATGGGCGATCTCGAGGCTGCCCAGGCGAGCGGCAACCTGGACGCGATGATGGGGGCCATCAACGATCTCTATGCCAGCTATTGGTGGGTCTATCTTATTCTCGCAATCGTTCAGGGCATCGGATTGCTGGCGATGCTGGCGCTGGTGCGCCGACGCGCGAATCCCACTGTGGGCCAAGCATTGTCGACCGGGGTGAAATCGGTCCCGACCTACATAGCGGCGCAACTGCTTCAAACCGCTCTGTTCGCCATTGTCGCGGGGCTTCTCATCGGAGTCGGCGCAGTCACCGGATTGCCGGCGCTGGCGGTGCTGGGCGGCGTGATCGCCTTCGTGGTCGTGTGCTACATCGTGACCAAGCTTTCGCTGGCGGCACCGGTGATCGCGATCGATGGCGAACTCAATCCCATCAGGGCGCTGCAACGGTCCTGGGCGCTGACCCGCGGTAACAGCATCCGGCTGTTTTTCTTCTATCTGCTGCTGCTCGCCGCCTTCGTGGTCCTCTCGATCGTGATCTCGCTGGTCCTGGGGCTGGCCTTCGCGATCGCGGGAGAACAGGCCGCGCTGCTGGGCGAGGCCGTGATTTCAGGCCTGCTCAATGCGATCATGATCGTGGTTATCGTGTGCGTCCTGGCGGCCGTTCACACCCAGCTCGGCCGGCTGTCCGATAATCCGGATGCCACGACCGAGGACTAG